In Mercenaria mercenaria strain notata chromosome 15, MADL_Memer_1, whole genome shotgun sequence, a single genomic region encodes these proteins:
- the LOC128548744 gene encoding 17-beta-hydroxysteroid dehydrogenase 14-like — protein sequence MSDQAPYLRFQNKTAIVTGGCDGVGRGCVDVLAANGGTVVVFDINDEIGSKLKSEGPGKIIFIHCDMTKENEIKKSIEETVKRCGKIDCLVNNVGSHPGAMTIDDISVQGFRDLLEINLVSNFTASKVSTAGAMAVDDISVQGFPRFT from the exons ATGTCAGATCAAGCACCGTACCTGCGATTCCAGAATAAAACTGCAATAGTAACAGGTGGTTGTGACGGTGTTGGGAGGGGATGTGTCGATGTTTTAG CTGCAAATGGTGGGACGGTAGTCGTTTTCGACATAAATG ATGAAATTGGGTCAAAGTTGAAATCGGAAGGACCAGGGAAGATAATCTTTATTCACTGTGATATGacaaaggaaaatgaaataaag AAATCAATTGAAGAAACTGTGAAACGTTGCGGCAAAATAGACTGCCTTGTAAATAATGTTGGATCAC ATCCTGGGGCAATGACAATTGATGATATATCAGTTCAAGGTTTCCGAGATTTACTTGAAATTAATCTTGTAAGCAATTTTACTGCGAGCAAGGTAAGTACAGCTGGGGCAATGGCGGTAGATGATATATCAGTTCAAGGGTTTCCGAGATTTACTTGA